From the genome of Streptomyces xanthophaeus:
AGATCATGAGCATCGACGAGGCGAAGAAGCAGGGCGCCATCGCCGAGTTCGGCGAGAAGTACGGCGAGCGCGTGCGCGTCGTGACCATCGGCGACTTCTCCAAGGAGCTGTGCGGCGGCACGCACGTCGGCAACACCGCCCAGCTGGGTCTGGTGAAGCTGCTCGGCGAGTCCTCCATCGGCTCCGGCGTGCGCCGCGTCGAGGCCCTGGTGGGTGTGGACGCGTACAACTTCCTCGCCAAGGAGCACACGGTCGTCGCCCAGCTCCAGGAGCTGGTCAAGGGCCGCCCGGAGGAGCTGCCGGAGAAGATCGCCTCCATGCTCGGCAAGCTGAAGGACGCCGAGAAGGAGATCGAGAAGTTCCGCGCGGAGAAGGTCCTCCAGGCCGCCGCAGGGCTCGCCCAGAACGCCCAGGACATCAAGGGCGTCGCCCTCGTCGTCGGCCAGGTCGCGGACGGCATCGGCGCGGACGACCTGCGCAAGCTGGTCCTCGACGTCCGCGGCCGCATCCCCGGCGACCGCCCGGCCGTCGTGGCCCTCTTCACCGTGGCGAACGACCGCCCGCTGACCGTGATCGCCACCAACGAGGCCGCCCGCGAGCGCGGCCTCAAGGCCGGCGACCTGGTCCGTACGGCCGCCAAGACCCTCGGCGGCGGCGGTGGCGGCAAGCCGGACGTCGCCCAGGGCGGCGGCCAGAACCCGGCCGCGGTGCCGGAGGCCATCAGCGCCGTCGAGCGCCTCGTCGTCGAGACGGCCTGACGATGACGCTGCGCCGCGGCCGCCGGCTCGCCATCGATGTCGGGGACGCCCGTATCGGGGTCGCCTCGTGCGACCCCGACGGGGTGCTGGCCACACCGGTGGAAACCGTTCCGGGCCGGGACATCCCCTTCGCGCACCGGCGGCTGCGGCAGCTCGTCGAGGAGTACGAGCCCCTCGAAGTGGTGGTCGGCCTTCCCCGCTCGCTCAGCGGGCGGGAGGGGCCGGCCGCGGTCAAGGTGCGGGCCTTCGCGAACGAACTCGCCAAGGGCATCAAGCCGGTGACGGTCCGTCTGGTGGACGAGCGGATGACCACGGTCACCGCCGCCCAGGGTCTGCGCGCCTCCGGGAAGAACGCCAAGAAGGGCCGGTCGGTCATCGATCAGGCAGCCGCTGTGGTGATCCTTCAGAACGCTCTTGAGACCGAACGGGTATCAGGTAATCCTCCCGGTGAGTGCGTCGAAGTGGTTGTCTGATCGCGATACGGTAACGTTCCGCGCGATGAGACGGCATTCGAACAGCCGTCGCCCACCGTCAAAGAGGCGGAACCGGGTGCCACGGACGACGGAGTCCGTGGCCTCCGTCTCGCGGCTCTAGGGGACCGATGACTGAGTATGGCCGGGGCCGTGGCCCCGAACCCTGGCACCCCGAGGACCCCCTTTACGGGGACCAGGGGTGGACCGGGCACCAGACCCAGCAGGGCCAGGTGCCTTACGGCGGTGCCCCGCAGCAGCAGCAGGAGTACCCACAGGAGCCCCAGTACCAGCAGCAGTACCCCCAGCATCCGCAGTACGAGCAGTACCCGGAGTACCAGCAGCAGCAATACCAGCAGCAGCAGTACCCGCAGGGGCAGTACCCGCAGCAGGCGCAACAGCCGCAGCAGCCGCAACCGCAGCAGCCGCAGCAGTACGTGCAGGGCCAGTACCCGCAGCAGCAGTACGCGGGGCAGCAGCAGGGCTATGCCCCGCCGCAGCAGGCGCAGCAGGCGCAGCAGCCCCAGCCGCAGCAGCCGGTGTACGACAGCCAGGGCTGGGACACCGGCCAGGGCCAGTACACGGCCGCGGTGCAGACCGACCCGTACGCGGGCGTGGACCCCTACACCCAGCAGCCCGCGGCGGGCTACCCGGGTGAGGCCCCCGACCTCTACCGCACGGAAGACGCCTACGAGCCGCCGCAGCCCCCGGGCCGGCGGCACCTCGAGCCGGAACCCGTGGAGGAGCCGGAGCTGGCGGAGGAGCCGGAGAAGGGCCTGCTCACCGACGGTGGAGGCCGTGACGGCGACGACGACGGCGACGGCGACGACGACGGTGACGGCCGCCGGGGCGGCCGCTCCAAGGGCGGCAAGCCCAAGAAGCGCAGCGGTACGGCCTGCCTGGTCGCCGCGGTCGTCATCCTCGGCGTGGTCGGCGGTGGCGGCTACTACGGCTACAACTACATCAAGGCCCGGTTCGCCTCGGCCGAGGACTTCGCGGGCGAGGGCGACGGCGAGATCGTCGAGGTCGAGATCCCCAAGGGCTCGGGCCTCCTGCAGATGGGCCTGATCCTCAAGAAGGCGGGCGTCGTCGCCAGCGGACAGGCGTTCGTCGACGCCGCGTCCAAGCTCCCTCCGGGCAAGGCCATCCAGGCCGGTGTCTACCCGCTCAGGAAGAAGATGTCGGCCGCGTCCGCGGTCGAGGTCATGAGCGATCCCTCGAAGCTGAACGTCATCACGGTCACCGAAGGCATGCGCAACACCGCGGTGTACGCGGCGATCGACAAGAAGCTGGGCCAGCAGGAGGGCACCACCGCCGAGATCGCCAAGCGCGAGGTCAAGAACCTCGGCCTGCCGGCCTGGGCGAACAACAACCCGAAGCTGATCGACCCGCTCGAAGGCTTCCTGTACCCGGCGCGCTACGACCTCAGCAAGGACAGCACCCCCGACTCCCTGCTCAAGCAGATGGTCAAGAACGCGACCGACAAGTACACGGAGCTGGGCCTCGAGGGCAAGGCCAAGGAGCTGGGCCTGGAGAATCCGCTCCAGGTGGTCACGGTCGCCAGCCTCGTCAACGCCGAGGGCAAGAACCACGACGACTTCCGGAAGATGGCCGAGGTCGTCTACAACCGCCTCAAGAAGACCAACGACGTCACGAACCAGAAGCTCCAGTTCGACTCGACGTACAACTACGTCAAGAACCAGAGCGAGATCAACTTCAACCTGAAGGAAGCCCAGGCCTTCGACCACCCCTACAACACGCACTTCGTCAGGGGACTGCCCACCGGTCCGATCAACAACCCGGGCCTGGACGCGCTGACCGCTACGCTCAACCCGGACCACGGTGGCTGGATGTTCTTCGTGTCGGTCGACGGCAAGACCACGACCTTCACCAAGACCTACGAAGAGCACACCAAGCTGGCCAACGAGTTCCAGGAACGGCAGAAGCAGAAGAACGGTGGATAGCAGGACATGTCACGCATAAGGGCCGCGGTGTTGGGTTCGCCCATCGAGCACTCTCTCTCACCGGTGCTGCACCGCGCCGCTTATCAGGAGCTCGGCCTCGACGACTGGTCGTACGACCGCTTCGAGATCGACGAGGCCGCGCTCCCGCAGTTCGTGGCAGGACTCGGCCCCGAGTGGGCCGGGCTGTCCCTGACGATGCCGCTCAAGCGGGCGATCATGCCGCTGCTGGACGGCATCAGTGACACGGCCGCCTCCGTCGAGGCGGTCAACACCGTCGTCCTCACCGAGGACGGCCGGCGCCTCGGCGACAACACCGACATCCCCGGCATCGTCGCCGCGCTCCACGAGCGCGGCGTCGAGAAGGTGCCCTCCGCCGCCGTCCTCGGCGCCGGCGCCACGGCCTCCTCGGCGCTCGCCGCGCTCTCGCGGATCTGCTCCGGCGAGGTCACGGCGTACGTCCGCTCGGCGGCCCGCGCGGACGAGATGCGGCAGTGGGGCGAGCGCCTCGGCGTGCCCGTCCGCACGGCCGACTGGTCCGAGGCAGCCGCCGCGCTCTCCGCGCCCCTGGTGATCGCCACCACTCCGGCCGGTACGACCGACGCCCTGGCGGCGTCCGTACCCGAAGGGGCCGGCACCCTCTTCGACGTCCTGTACGACCCCTGGCCGACCGCGCTGGCCGCGGCCTGGTCCCGGCAGGGCGGCCAGGTCGTCGGCGGACTCGACCTCCTCGTCCACCAGGCCGTGCTCCAGGTCGAGCTGATGACGGGCCGGACCCCGGGTCCGCTCGCCGCCATGAGGGCTGCCGGAGAGCGGGCGCTCGCCGCCCGTTAGGCTTGCCACCTGCGTATTCTCAGGGGGCGGTATGGACGGGAACAGCACGGACGAGGTACTCGCGTCGAAGTGGGATCTCCCCTTCGTCGTCTTCGGCATGGTCAGGGTGGCGTTCGGCACCCTGCCCCTGTGGGCCAAGGCGCTCATTCTCGGACTCTTCGGTTCCGTCGTCCTCTGGTACGGGATCACCTGGCAGCGCGAGCGCGGCCGGCGGTCCCGCTGACGCCCCAGGCGTCCGATAGCTGGACCGGGGCCCGATAAACCCCTCCGGACGTGGGAGGATCGGGTGAGGCGGGTCCGGGCCGCGCACCCGATCGCGCCGTCGCTGTACCAGGCGCGAGCATGAGGAGCATCGTTGAGCAGGTTGCGTTGGCTGACCGCAGGAGAGTCGCACGGACCGGCACTGGTCGCGACGCTGGAGGGTCTTCCCGCCGGCGTCCCGGTCACCACCGAGCTGGTGGCCGATCACCTGGCCCGGCGCCGGCTCGGCTATGGCCGCGGTGCCCGGATGAAGTTCGAGCAGGACGAGATCACCTTCCTCGGCGGTGTCCGCCACGGCCTGTCCCAGGGCTCCCCGATCGCGGTCATGATCGGCAACACCGAGTGGCCCAAGTGGGAGACGGTCATGTCGGCCGACCCCGTCGACCCCTCGCTGCTCAAGGACACCGGCCGCAACGCGCCGCTGACCCGTCCGCGCCCCGGCCACGCCGACCTCGCCGGCATGCAGAAGTACGGCTTCGACGAGGCCCGGCCGATCCTGGAGCGCGCCAGCGCCCGTGAGACCGCCGCCCGCGTCGCCCTCGGCGCCGTCGCCCGCTCCTTCATCAAGGAGGTCGCCGGCATCGAGATCGTCTCGCACGTGGTGGAACTGGCCGCGGCCAAGGCCCCGTACGGCGTCTACCCGACCCCCGCCGACGTCGACAAGCTCGACGCCGACCCGGTGCGCTGCCTCGACGCGGACGCCAGCAAGGCGATGGTCGCGGAGATCGACCAGGCCCACAAGGACGGCGACACCCTCGGCGGCGTCGTCGAGGTGCTGGCGTACGGAGTCCCCGTCGGCCTCGGCTCGCACGTCCACTGGGACCGCCGCCTCGACGCCCGCCTCGCCGCCGCCCTCATGGGCATCCAGGCCATCAAGGGGGTCGAGGTCGGCGACGGCTTCGAGCTCGCCCGCGTGCCCGGCTCGAAGGCGCACGACGAGATCGTCTCCACCCCCGAGGGCCTGAGGCGCACCTCCGGCCGCTCCGGCGGCACCGAGGGCGGACTGACCACCGGCGAACTGCTGCGCGTACGCGCGGCGATGAAGCCCATCGCGACCGTCCCGCGCGCGCTGGCGACCGTCGACGTGGCCACCGGAGAGGCGACGGTGGCCCACCACCAGCGCTCCGACGTGTGCGCCGTGCCGGCCGCCGGCATCGTCGCCGAGGCCATGGTCGCCCTCGTCCTGGCCGACGCGGTCGTCGAGAAGTTCGGCGGGGACTCCGTCCCGGAGACCCGCCGCAACGTCCGGTCGTACCTCGACAACCTGCAGATCCGGTGACGGCCGGACCACTGGTCGTCCTCGTCGGCCCCATGGGGTCCGGCAAGTCCACGGTGGGGGCGCTGCTCGCCGAGCGGCTCGGCGTCCCCTACCGGGACACCGACGCCGACATCGTCGCGGCCCAGGGCCGCGAGATCTCCGACATCTTCGTCGACGAGGGCGAGCCGTACTTCCGTGAGCTCGAGCGGCAGGCGGTCGCCACCGCCGTCGCCGGGCACACCGGAGTCCTCGCCCTCGGCGGCGGCGCCGTCCTCGACGAGGGCACCCGCGCGCTGCTGGCCGGTTTGCCCGTCGCCTATCTGTCGATGGACGTCGAGGAAGCCGTACGGCGCGTGGGCCTCGGCGCCGCCCGCCCGCTGCTCGCCGTCAACCCGCGCCGCCAGTGGCGCGAGCTGATGGACGCCCGGCGCCCCCTGTACACCGAAGTCGCGCGCGTCGTCGTGGCCACCGACGACCGCACCCCCGAAGAGGTCGCCCAGGCGGTCCTCGACGCTCTGGAGTTGAAGGACGTATGACAGACCAGGTGACGCGGATCCACGTCGGCGAGAGTGCCGGACACGACGCGTACGACGTGCTGGTCGGGCGGCAGCTGCTCGGCGAGCTCGGCTCCCTGATCGGTACGAAGGCCCAGCGGGTCGCCGTGATCCACCCCGAGGCGCTGGCCTCGACCGGTGAGGCACTGCGCGACGACCTGGCCGAGCAGGGCTACGAGGCGGTCGCCATCCAGGTGCCGAACGCCGAGGAGGCCAAGACCATCGAGGTCGCCGCCTACTGCTGGAAGGCGCTGGGCCAGTCCGGTTTCACCCGCACCGACGTGATCGTCGGCGTCGGCGGGGGAGCCACCACCGACCTCGCGGGCTTCGTCGCGGCCAGCTGGCTGCGCGGGGTGCGCTGGGTCGCCGTACCGACCACCGTCCTCGCGATGGTGGACGCGGCGGTCGGCGGCAAGACCGGCATCAACACCGCCGAGGGCAAGAACCTGGTGGGTGCCTTCCACCCGCCGGCCGGTGTGCTCTGCGACCTGGCGGCCCTGGACTCGCTGCCGGTCAACGACTACGTCAGCGGCCTCGCCGAGATCATCAAGGCGGGGTTCATCTCCGACCCGGTGATCCTCGACCTGATCGAGGAGGACCCCGCGGCGGCGCGTACGCCCGAGGGCCCGCACACCGCCGAGCTCATCGTGCGCTCCATCCAGGTCAAGGCCGACGTGGTCTCCAGCGACCTCAAGGAGTCGGGACTGCGCGAGATCCTCAACTACGGCCACACCCTCGCGCACGCCATCGAGAAGAACGAGCGCTACAAGTGGCGGCACGGCGCGGCCGTCTCCGTCGGCATGGTGTTCGCCGCCGAGCTCGGCCGGCTCGCGGGCCGGCTCGACGACGCGACGGCCGACCGGCACAAGGCGGTTCTCGCCTCGGTCGGGCTGCCGCTCACCTACCGCGGCGACCAGTGGTCCAAGCTGCTCCAGACCATGCAGGTCGACAAGAAGTCCCGCGGCAACCTGCTGCGCTTCATCGTCCTCGACGGGCTGGCCAAGCCGACCGTCCTGGAGGGTCCCGACCCGGCGCACCTGGTCGCGGCCTACGGTGAGGTGTCGGCGTGAGCCGCCGCGTCCTCGTGCTGAACGGCCCGAACCTGGGCCGGCTCGGCTCGCGCGAGCCCGACGTGTACGGGGCCACCTCGTACGCGGGGCTGGTGGAGAGCTGCCGCTCGCTGGGCGAGGAGCTCGGCTTCGACGTCGAGGTCCGTGAGACCAACGACGAGGGCGAGCTGATCCGCTGGCTGCACGAGGCGGCGGACGGGAAGATCCCCGTGGTCATCAACCCGGGGGCCTTCACCCACTACTCGTACGGCATGCGGGACGCGGCCGCGCAGCGCACGGCGCCGCTGATCG
Proteins encoded in this window:
- the aroC gene encoding chorismate synthase, producing the protein MSRLRWLTAGESHGPALVATLEGLPAGVPVTTELVADHLARRRLGYGRGARMKFEQDEITFLGGVRHGLSQGSPIAVMIGNTEWPKWETVMSADPVDPSLLKDTGRNAPLTRPRPGHADLAGMQKYGFDEARPILERASARETAARVALGAVARSFIKEVAGIEIVSHVVELAAAKAPYGVYPTPADVDKLDADPVRCLDADASKAMVAEIDQAHKDGDTLGGVVEVLAYGVPVGLGSHVHWDRRLDARLAAALMGIQAIKGVEVGDGFELARVPGSKAHDEIVSTPEGLRRTSGRSGGTEGGLTTGELLRVRAAMKPIATVPRALATVDVATGEATVAHHQRSDVCAVPAAGIVAEAMVALVLADAVVEKFGGDSVPETRRNVRSYLDNLQIR
- the aroQ gene encoding type II 3-dehydroquinate dehydratase, with the translated sequence MSRRVLVLNGPNLGRLGSREPDVYGATSYAGLVESCRSLGEELGFDVEVRETNDEGELIRWLHEAADGKIPVVINPGAFTHYSYGMRDAAAQRTAPLIEVHISNPYAREEFRHTSVIAAVATGTVAGFGIGSYRLALRALADEISA
- a CDS encoding shikimate dehydrogenase; amino-acid sequence: MSRIRAAVLGSPIEHSLSPVLHRAAYQELGLDDWSYDRFEIDEAALPQFVAGLGPEWAGLSLTMPLKRAIMPLLDGISDTAASVEAVNTVVLTEDGRRLGDNTDIPGIVAALHERGVEKVPSAAVLGAGATASSALAALSRICSGEVTAYVRSAARADEMRQWGERLGVPVRTADWSEAAAALSAPLVIATTPAGTTDALAASVPEGAGTLFDVLYDPWPTALAAAWSRQGGQVVGGLDLLVHQAVLQVELMTGRTPGPLAAMRAAGERALAAR
- the aroB gene encoding 3-dehydroquinate synthase, with amino-acid sequence MTDQVTRIHVGESAGHDAYDVLVGRQLLGELGSLIGTKAQRVAVIHPEALASTGEALRDDLAEQGYEAVAIQVPNAEEAKTIEVAAYCWKALGQSGFTRTDVIVGVGGGATTDLAGFVAASWLRGVRWVAVPTTVLAMVDAAVGGKTGINTAEGKNLVGAFHPPAGVLCDLAALDSLPVNDYVSGLAEIIKAGFISDPVILDLIEEDPAAARTPEGPHTAELIVRSIQVKADVVSSDLKESGLREILNYGHTLAHAIEKNERYKWRHGAAVSVGMVFAAELGRLAGRLDDATADRHKAVLASVGLPLTYRGDQWSKLLQTMQVDKKSRGNLLRFIVLDGLAKPTVLEGPDPAHLVAAYGEVSA
- the ruvX gene encoding Holliday junction resolvase RuvX translates to MTLRRGRRLAIDVGDARIGVASCDPDGVLATPVETVPGRDIPFAHRRLRQLVEEYEPLEVVVGLPRSLSGREGPAAVKVRAFANELAKGIKPVTVRLVDERMTTVTAAQGLRASGKNAKKGRSVIDQAAAVVILQNALETERVSGNPPGECVEVVV
- a CDS encoding shikimate kinase codes for the protein MTAGPLVVLVGPMGSGKSTVGALLAERLGVPYRDTDADIVAAQGREISDIFVDEGEPYFRELERQAVATAVAGHTGVLALGGGAVLDEGTRALLAGLPVAYLSMDVEEAVRRVGLGAARPLLAVNPRRQWRELMDARRPLYTEVARVVVATDDRTPEEVAQAVLDALELKDV
- the mltG gene encoding endolytic transglycosylase MltG codes for the protein MTEYGRGRGPEPWHPEDPLYGDQGWTGHQTQQGQVPYGGAPQQQQEYPQEPQYQQQYPQHPQYEQYPEYQQQQYQQQQYPQGQYPQQAQQPQQPQPQQPQQYVQGQYPQQQYAGQQQGYAPPQQAQQAQQPQPQQPVYDSQGWDTGQGQYTAAVQTDPYAGVDPYTQQPAAGYPGEAPDLYRTEDAYEPPQPPGRRHLEPEPVEEPELAEEPEKGLLTDGGGRDGDDDGDGDDDGDGRRGGRSKGGKPKKRSGTACLVAAVVILGVVGGGGYYGYNYIKARFASAEDFAGEGDGEIVEVEIPKGSGLLQMGLILKKAGVVASGQAFVDAASKLPPGKAIQAGVYPLRKKMSAASAVEVMSDPSKLNVITVTEGMRNTAVYAAIDKKLGQQEGTTAEIAKREVKNLGLPAWANNNPKLIDPLEGFLYPARYDLSKDSTPDSLLKQMVKNATDKYTELGLEGKAKELGLENPLQVVTVASLVNAEGKNHDDFRKMAEVVYNRLKKTNDVTNQKLQFDSTYNYVKNQSEINFNLKEAQAFDHPYNTHFVRGLPTGPINNPGLDALTATLNPDHGGWMFFVSVDGKTTTFTKTYEEHTKLANEFQERQKQKNGG